From the genome of Uranotaenia lowii strain MFRU-FL chromosome 1, ASM2978415v1, whole genome shotgun sequence, one region includes:
- the LOC129737854 gene encoding uncharacterized protein LOC129737854 — protein MAYELTIRAVPFAEKDSRAALLRRLKDRLKLEQNEANPDIEYSRWDKTVEEEIHIIDSEVKNIADILEHRVHFDGIRETLKTRLAHYFDRCTRALEVAELEPDLKDLDQLQALILRYFQAHFSPIGTLQKVQSELLVNIARSLSNLSLSQNKSSRRKTRHRSPRDSSRSDDRNEKESSEEGAVGRNPDEPRFPPRKLKSTETYRERLSDSEEVERYVKHIKMKKSNRVPPRLQRSDSDEDWVLPSDSDSSVPTPRRRERRSRHDMPPPRRGRPVSDWNLWYDGKDNGQGLMRFIREIEFTANSENMSQQELFRSAINLFRGPAKTWFMSGIENEEFASWKQLVREMKNEFLSPDHDHVSEMRAIARKQGPKEKFQNYLIEMQKIFNGFTKSVSEKRKFQIIFRNMRSDYRGYAIASKIDNLADLKTFGRQLDATFWYKFQAVDESPRVRSQVNEIRTGAKPKTRDNLETTNQKSRYFYGSSKSEPWKEIQKPKQQYRGSEKSSLDHPRRKNSTPDGLEVLLSNYLPLPEGRCYNCRLPGHHYKDYLVQSGYQIVNPTDYVYSDGPEVNELILNLENDSRPFAKVTIFGLPLIGLLDSGANKSILGQGAEHFIQICRLKVLPVDLEVVTANGQNLKVLGYVSTPVTFNDSTKLIDLLVIPSLKQKLILGADFWVTFGIVPSLLPISVDEVECSQDVFQLSPEQQNELEEVKGLFKIAVDDKLDATPLITHRIELTEEAKSKPPVRINPFPVSPKRQVQINDELDRMLECGIIERSYSDWSLRLVPVDKADGTVRLCIDARKLNELTVRDSYPLPHADRILSRLGPSRFISTIDLSKAFLQVPLHPRSKKFTAFAVLGRGFFQFRRMPYGLVNSPATLARLMDRILGGGELEPFVFVYLDDIIVVSDTFGEHLARLREVASRLNMANLSINISKSKFCVSEVGYLGYILSPQGLRPNPERVDSIVNYERPKSLRAVRRFLGMCNYYRRFIENFSAVVQPLTDLLKGKPTSVKWNDLAEVAFVKIKELLISTPILANPDFSRPFCIHCDASDLAIAGVLTQFYDTIEKPVAYFSQKLGTTQQRYCATEKEALAVLKSVEKFRCYVEGSKFTVYTDASALTYILRSSWRTSSRLCRWSIELQRYDFEIKHRRGSDNIVPDALSRAVEELHVSPGQPNWYLSMVAKMCNSKSLSKIMTTLYI, from the exons ATGGCTTACGAATTGACGATCAGAGCAGTCCCTTTTGCCGAAAAGGATTCAAGAGCAGCATTACTTCGTCGTCTGAAGGATCGTCTCAAGCTAGAGCAGAACGAAGCAAATCCGGACATTGAATATTCTCGTTGGGATAAAACTGTGGAAGAAGAAATACACATAATCGATTCAGAAGTGAAAAATATCGCGGATATTCTCGAGCACAGGGTTCACTTTGATGGTATTCGAGAAACTTTGAAAACCAGATTGGCGCACTACTTCGACAGGTGCACCAGAGCCCTGGAAGTCGCGGAGCTAGAGCCAGATTTGAAAGACCTGGATCAGTTACAGGCATTGATTCTCCGATATTTTCAGGCTCACTTTTCTCCCATTGGTACCTTACAGAAAGTTCAGTCGGAACTTTTGGTGAACATTGCAAGATCGTTGTCCAATCTAAGTTTGTCGCAGAATAAATCCTCCCGTAGAAAAACGAGACATCGGTCTCCACGAGATAGTAGTAGATCGGACGATAGGAATGAGAAGGAAAGTAGCGAAGAAGGAGCTGTAGGTCGTAATCCAGATGAACCGCGATTTCCGCCGCGAAAATTGAAATCTACCGAAACGTATCGCGAACGGCTTTCGGATTCGGAAGAAGTAGAACGTTACGTGAAgcatattaaaatgaaaaagagtAATCGGGTTCCACCACGCCTCCAACGATCTGACTCAGATGAAGATTGGGTGTTACCATCGGATTCCGATTCTAGTGTTCCTACTCCTCGTCGTCGCGAACGTAGGTCACGTCACGATATGCCTCCTCCGCGTAGGGGCCGACCAGTCTCGGATTGGAACTTATGGTATGACGGAAAAGATAATGGCCAAGGCCTAATGCGATTCATTCGGGAAATCGAATTTACCGCGAATTCGGAAAATATGTCCCAGCAAGAACTGTTCCGTTCGGCAATCAATCTCTTTCGTGGGCCGGCAAAAACCTGGTTCATGTCCGGTATCGAGAACGAGGAATTCGCGTCGTGGAAACAATTAGTTCGcgaaatgaaaaatgagtttttgtCACCGGATCACGATCATGTAAGCGAAATGCGCGCGATCGCGAGGAAACAGGGTCCGAaggagaaattccaaaattaccTAATAGAAATGCAAAAAATCTTTAATGGCTTTACGAAATCGGTATCGGAAAAACGCAAATTTCAGATCATTTTTAGGAACATGCGTTCTGACTATCGCGGCTACGCAATAGCATCGAAGATTGATAATTTGGCCGATCTTAAAACGTTTGGTAGACAGTTGGATGCCACGTTCTGGTACAAATTCCAAGCTGTCGACGAAAGTCCGCGTGTACGTAGTCAAGTGAACGAAATTCGAACCGGCGCGAAACCGAAAACTCGCGATAATCTAGAAACAACGAACCAAAAGTCACGATACTTCTATGGGAGTTCTAAATCAGAACCCTGGAAGGAAATTCAGAAACCGAAGCAGCAATATCGTGGCTCCGAGAAGTCTTCCTTAGATCACCCTCGTAGGAAAAATTCTACTCCTGATGGTCTTGAAGTTTTATTATCAAACTATCTGCCGTTGCCGGAAGGAAGGTGCTACAATTGTAGGCTTCCAGGTCACCATTACAAGGATT ATTTGGTCCAATCTGGGTACCAAATCGTAAACCCCACCGACTACGTTTATTCTGATGGTCCAGAAGTGAATGAACTGATCCTTAATTTGGAAAATGACAGTCGTCCGTTTGCCAAAGTGACGATATTCGGTTTACCATTGATCGGTCTCCTCGATAGTGGGGCCAATAAAAGCATATTAGGCCAAGGCGCCGAACATTTCATCCAAATCTGTCGTTTAAAAGTCCTCCCAGTCGATCTAGAAGTTGTAACGGccaacggtcaaaatttgaaagttttaggTTACGTGAGCACTCCTGTGACTTTCAACGATTCAACAAAATTGATAGATTTGTTGGTTATTCCTtccttgaaacaaaaattgatctTAGGAGCCGATTTTTGGGTCACGTTTGGAATCGTACCATCACTTCTACCAATCTCTGTTGATGAAGTTGAGTGCTCACAGGATGTGTTTCAACTCTCACCCGAACAACAAAATGAGCTGGAAGAAGTGAAGGGACTTTTCAAAATAGCCGTTGATGACAAATTAGATGCCACCCCATTGATAACCCACCGGATTGAACTAACGGAAGAAGCCAAAAGTAAGCCACCGGTACGCATAAATCCCTTTCCAGTATCTCCGAAACGACAGGTCCAAATCAATGACGAGTTGGACAGGATGCTGGAATGTGGGATCATAGAAAGATCGTACAGCGATTGGTCGTTAAGATTGGTGCCCGTCGACAAAGCAGACGGCACTGTAAGACTGTGTATCGATGCCCGAAAGCTCAATGAACTAACTGTCAGGGACTCATATCCACTCCCCCACGCCGACAGGATTCTCAGCAGACTCGGCCCGTCTAGATTCATTTCCACAATCGACTTATCGAAGGCTTTTCTCCAGGTCCCTCTACACCCCCGATCGAAGAAGTTCACTGCCTTCGCAGTGCTAGGTCGTGGATTCTTCCAATTCCGAAGAATGCCCTACGGACTTGTCAACAGTCCGGCAACACTGGCTCGGTTGATGGATCGCATACTGGGTGGGGGCGAGCTAGAACCGTTTGTGTTCGTTTACCTTGATGACATCATTGTGGTAAGCGACACATTCGGTGAACATCTAGCCCGCCTTCGCGAAGTTGCATCCAGGTTGAACATGGCTAatctttcaataaatatttcaaaatccaagttttgtGTGTCTGAGGTAGGCTATTTGGGGTACATTTTAAGTCCACAGGGATTGCGACCCAACCCGGAAAGGGTCGACTCAATAGTCAACTACGAGAGGCCTAAATCACTCCGTGCCGTGAGAAGGTTCTTAGGGATGTGCAACTACTACCGAAGATTCATTGAGAACTTCAGTGCAGTTGTACAGCCCCTAACGGACCTTCTCAAAGGCAAGCCCACATCGGTTAAGTGGAACGACCTAGCTGAAGTAGCGTTTGTTAAAATAAAGGAGCTGTTGATCAGCACACCTATTTTAGCAAACCCTGACTTCAGCAGGCCTTTTTGTATACATTGCGACGCAAGCGACCTGGCCATAGCGGGGGTGCTTACCCAGTTTTATGATACCATTGAAAAACCCGTCGCTTACTTCTCTCAGAAGTTGGGAACTACCCAACAAAGGTATTGCGCGACCGAGAAAGAAGCACTTGCCGTTCTCAAATCCGTTGAGAAATTTCGATGCTACGTGGAAGGGTCgaaatttactgtgtacacTGATGCATCCGCTCTCACGTATATCCTACGAAGTAGCTGGCGAACATCTTCCAGATTGTGCAGGTGGAGTATCGAATTACAAAGATACGACTTTGAGATCAAACACCGACGTGGTTCCGACAATATCGTGCCGGACGCGTTGTCTCGAGCAGTTGAGGAACTGCACGTCTCTCCTGGTCAGCCAAATTGGTACCTGTCCATGGTCGCGAAA ATGTGCAACAGCAAATCATTATCGAAAATCATGACGACTCTTTACATTTAG